A genome region from Pseudomonas pergaminensis includes the following:
- a CDS encoding multidrug effflux MFS transporter has product MSRSIAHLALLLGLITAVGPFAIDIYLPALPTLGASLHASPALVQMSLTVFFVIVGVCQLFYGPISDVFGRKPPIYAGLVIFALASVGCALAPTIETLIAFRALQAFGACAGMVIPRAIVRDLYTGHEAAKLMALLMLVMSVSPILAPLAGSLVISLWSWREVFAVLAVVAVACLVMTIVQLPETHPAERRLGKTLGNAFSSYGALLRDPVFIGLSVVCGFGLATFFVFIGSAPFVYIEHYGLTPTQFSLGFALNAASFFAMSQLTARLSARFGLAPLIRWSVVAVAAVMTVLAATTLWVDSLALTMTLLFIGFGFLGLLLPAAGVLSLEDHGAAAGSASALLGAIQMITAAVSMTLVGVFADHTPAPMLIGIALCAVAAMLTTLWTLRRLPAHLASAPPSS; this is encoded by the coding sequence ATGTCTCGAAGCATCGCCCACCTCGCCCTCCTCCTGGGCTTGATCACCGCCGTCGGCCCCTTTGCCATCGATATCTATCTGCCCGCCTTGCCGACCCTGGGCGCGAGCCTGCACGCCTCGCCGGCACTGGTGCAGATGAGCCTCACGGTGTTCTTCGTCATCGTTGGCGTGTGCCAGCTGTTCTACGGGCCGATCAGTGATGTGTTCGGGCGCAAGCCGCCGATCTACGCCGGCTTGGTGATTTTTGCGCTGGCCAGTGTTGGCTGCGCCCTGGCGCCGACCATCGAAACCCTGATCGCCTTTCGTGCCCTGCAGGCGTTTGGCGCGTGCGCGGGCATGGTGATTCCGCGCGCCATCGTGCGGGACCTCTACACCGGGCATGAAGCCGCGAAACTCATGGCCTTGCTGATGTTGGTGATGAGTGTCTCACCGATCCTGGCGCCGCTCGCCGGCAGCCTGGTGATCTCGTTGTGGAGCTGGCGTGAAGTGTTTGCCGTGTTGGCGGTGGTGGCCGTGGCGTGCCTGGTGATGACCATCGTGCAACTGCCCGAAACCCATCCGGCCGAGCGCCGCCTGGGCAAGACCCTGGGCAACGCGTTCAGCAGCTACGGCGCGTTGCTGCGTGACCCGGTATTCATCGGGTTGTCAGTGGTATGCGGTTTTGGCCTGGCGACCTTCTTCGTGTTTATCGGCAGTGCGCCGTTCGTGTACATCGAGCATTACGGCCTGACGCCAACGCAATTCAGCCTGGGGTTTGCGCTGAATGCCGCCTCGTTTTTCGCCATGAGCCAACTCACTGCACGCCTCAGTGCGCGCTTTGGCCTCGCGCCGCTGATTCGTTGGTCGGTGGTAGCCGTGGCGGCGGTCATGACCGTGCTGGCGGCCACCACGCTGTGGGTCGACAGCCTGGCCTTGACCATGACGCTGCTGTTTATCGGCTTCGGTTTTCTCGGGCTGTTGCTGCCCGCAGCGGGCGTGTTGTCGTTGGAGGATCATGGCGCGGCGGCGGGTTCTGCCTCGGCCTTGCTCGGAGCGATCCAGATGATCACCGCCGCCGTGTCCATGACGCTGGTCGGTGTGTTCGCCGATCACACACCCGCGCCGATGTTAATCGGCATCGCACTGTGCGCTGTCGCGGCGATGCTCACCACGCTGTGGACGCTGCGCCGTCTACCGGCTCACTTGGCGAGCGCCCCGCCCTCCTCCTGA
- a CDS encoding DUF971 domain-containing protein — MTAAPNAIGKGRDGRLRLEWADGAQWIEHARLRRACPCSQCRAFRLRGSPPMVSDAVRVVEVHPQGYGVQLVFSDGHQRGIYPWAYLAQLGSDQEEGGALAK, encoded by the coding sequence ATGACCGCCGCGCCGAACGCCATTGGCAAAGGCCGCGACGGCCGTCTGCGCCTGGAGTGGGCCGACGGTGCCCAATGGATCGAGCATGCACGCCTGCGCCGTGCATGCCCCTGCTCGCAGTGCCGGGCGTTTCGGCTACGGGGCAGCCCACCGATGGTGTCGGACGCGGTGAGGGTGGTGGAGGTCCACCCTCAGGGTTATGGCGTGCAACTGGTGTTCAGCGATGGCCACCAGCGCGGGATTTATCCGTGGGCGTACCTGGCGCAATTGGGCAGCGATCAGGAGGAGGGCGGGGCGCTCGCCAAGTGA
- a CDS encoding HEAT repeat domain-containing protein, producing MTYNLEIEALRPRLQAPDAGMRRIALIDLADLEDPDGLEWLVDSLRNDPSVDVRAQAATLLEAWEETEVVQALCEALTDAEPPVREAAAQSLSVLKTAEAGALLLPWTEHADVSVRTAIFRALRELRLAAAAPAALLALADADAGIRREAVGVLGWLKHLPALEALATLASSDPDTEVRRAATGALGLANDDQVLPALHQALLDPAWQVREEAATTLGKVGSLNAGDALVEALTDEYWQVRLRATRSLGRLRYLPALGALIQTLGHSISNLRKEAALALGELGDRQALAALRDAADDGDPEVRKAVRIALAQLQ from the coding sequence ATGACCTATAACCTGGAAATAGAAGCCCTGCGCCCGCGCCTGCAAGCCCCGGACGCCGGCATGCGCCGCATTGCCCTGATCGACTTGGCTGACCTTGAAGACCCCGACGGCCTTGAATGGCTGGTGGACAGCCTGCGCAACGATCCCTCTGTGGACGTGCGTGCCCAGGCCGCCACCTTGCTGGAAGCCTGGGAAGAAACCGAGGTGGTGCAGGCGTTGTGCGAGGCGCTCACAGATGCCGAACCGCCCGTGCGCGAGGCGGCCGCCCAGAGCCTGAGCGTATTGAAAACCGCCGAGGCGGGGGCATTGCTGTTGCCCTGGACCGAGCATGCCGATGTGAGCGTGCGCACCGCGATATTCCGCGCATTGCGCGAGCTGCGCCTGGCAGCGGCGGCGCCGGCGGCCTTGCTGGCATTGGCGGACGCCGACGCGGGTATCCGGCGTGAAGCGGTGGGCGTGCTGGGGTGGCTCAAGCACCTGCCTGCGCTTGAAGCCCTGGCGACCTTGGCCAGCAGCGATCCCGACACAGAGGTCCGCCGCGCTGCCACCGGCGCCCTGGGGTTGGCGAACGATGACCAGGTTCTACCGGCGCTGCACCAGGCGTTGCTGGACCCGGCCTGGCAAGTACGGGAGGAAGCCGCAACCACCTTGGGCAAAGTCGGCAGCCTCAATGCGGGGGATGCGCTGGTCGAAGCGCTGACGGACGAGTACTGGCAGGTTCGCTTGCGGGCGACGCGCAGCCTTGGCCGCCTGCGTTATCTCCCGGCGCTAGGGGCGTTGATCCAGACCCTGGGCCACAGCATCAGCAACCTGCGCAAGGAGGCCGCCCTGGCACTCGGCGAATTGGGCGATCGCCAGGCGTTGGCGGCGTTACGTGATGCAGCCGACGATGGCGACCCGGAAGTGCGCAAGGCCGTGCGGATAGCCTTGGCGCAGCTGCAATGA